Below is a window of Wenzhouxiangella sp. XN201 DNA.
CCTGAAGGCCCGTATGATGGGCTCTGAGCGGAAATCCGGCACGCGCTTGCGTTCGTTGCGAACACGTGTGTAAAATGCCGATCTTTCTGCGCGGGCTCAACATTGGCCGCGGCAACTCGACAACCCAAACCACCGTGACGGACTGGGCATGAAGACACTGATCAATCGCAAGCAATTCACTCTCGCCGGCATTGCAGCAGGCAGCCTTTTGCTGCTCGTCGCATTCAGCGCGCAAACTCAGGAAGTCGATCCGGTTCTCGATACGAGCCGCAGCACTGCTCAGGATACGGCTCAATCGCAGGAGCGTATCGACAACATCGACGCCGAGACGCAGCGAATGCTGAACGACTACCGCGCGCTGCTCAAGCAGCTCGAGCAGCTCGAGCGCTACAACGCGTCCCAGCAGCGACAGGTTGATTCGCAGCGTCGTGAGCTTGCCTCGCTCGAGGAAGACATCAACAACATCGCCAGTCTGCAGCGCGCCATGCAGCCGCTGATGGACGACATGGTCGATGCGCTCGATCAACTGGTCGAGGCGGACCTGCCCTTCCTGATGGAAGAGCGGCGGGCGCGCGTCACTCGCCTGAAGAATGCCATCGAGGATCCCGAGCTGTCGCCGGCTCAGCGCTACCGCCTGGTGATCGAGGCCTACCAGATCGAAAACGAATACGGCCGGACGATCGAGTCTTACCGTGGCGATATCGAAGCCGACGGACGCCTTTACGAGAATGTGGAATTCCTGCGTATCGGTCGAGTGGCGCTTATTTTCCGAACCGACAATGACGAAGTGCTCAAGCGCTACGTGCCCGAAGACGGTAACTGGGTCGATCTCGACCGTTCCTACCTCCAGGACGTCAGGACTGCCTCGCGCATCGCGCGTGAGCAGATCCCGCCCGATCTGATGTTCATCCCGGTCCGCGCTCCGGCGGATGCGGAATAAGGGAGGCATGGAACAGTGATGAATCGCCACGCAATGAACTCGAATCAAACGTCCCAGGGAAGGGTCACTATGGCTTCCAACGTTTCCAACCGAACCATTTTTGGTCGCAGTGCAGCGCGCGCCGTCCTCGTTGTGACGGTCCTGACGCTGGCCCTGACCGGCCTGTCTTCGAACCTGCTTGCCCAGGAG
It encodes the following:
- a CDS encoding DUF3450 domain-containing protein, which codes for MKTLINRKQFTLAGIAAGSLLLLVAFSAQTQEVDPVLDTSRSTAQDTAQSQERIDNIDAETQRMLNDYRALLKQLEQLERYNASQQRQVDSQRRELASLEEDINNIASLQRAMQPLMDDMVDALDQLVEADLPFLMEERRARVTRLKNAIEDPELSPAQRYRLVIEAYQIENEYGRTIESYRGDIEADGRLYENVEFLRIGRVALIFRTDNDEVLKRYVPEDGNWVDLDRSYLQDVRTASRIAREQIPPDLMFIPVRAPADAE